The sequence AACGCCATTCAGAAGACGCCGTATCCGTGTTACCCTGGATAGCCACGGAAGGGGTACCTGTCACATGACGTTCAAGGTTGGCGACACCGTGGTCTATCCCCATCACGGGGCCGCGCTGATCGAGGCTATCGAAACTCGCCAGATCAAAGGCGTGGACAAGACCTACTTGGTGCTGAAGGTCGCCCAGGGTGACCTGACGGTACGTGTGCCAGCGGACAATGCGGAGTTCGTCGGCGTGCGTGATGTGGTCGGTCAGGACGGACTGGACCGAGTCTTCGAGGTGCTGCGCGCGCCGTACGCCGAGGAGCCCACAAACTGGTCCCGTCGCTACAAGGCAAACCTGGAGAAGCTCGCCTCCGGCGATGTCATCAAGGTCGCGGAAGTCGTGCGCGACCTGTGGCGTCGCGAGCGCGAGCGCGGACTCTCCGCCGGTGAGAAGCGCATGCTCGCCAAGGCCCGCCAGATCCTGGTGAGCGAGCTGGCGCTCGCGGAGAACACGAACGAAGACAAGGCCGAGGCCCTGCTCGACGAGGTGCTCGCCTCCTGACGCGCAGCGGCAGCGAACCCTCGCTTCCGGCACGCCCAGCACAGCAGTGAAATGCCGCGGTGCCCGATGACACTGACCCTGTCGCCGGGCACTGCGGCATCTTCGTCCCCGCGGGGCGTGCCTCGGAAAGTCTGTGGACCGACCCCCCGATACTCGGCGTGCCGGGCCCGGGCGGATGGCTCGACCAGGGTCACGGAAAGGGTCCGGTCAAGGCGTCGCGCCCGGCACTCCTCCAGGCCATACCCACGTAGGTCGAGCACACAAACCTGACAGGAACCGATGTCTGACGAATCGCGCCCCACGCCCGCGCAGCACCCCGTCGCCGCCGTGATTCCCGCCGCCGGCCGGGGCGTGCGCCTCGGTCCGGGCGCCCCCAAGGCACTGCGCGCGCTGAACGGCACGCCCATGCTCATCCACGCGGTCCGCGCCCTCGCCGCGTCCCGCCATGTCTCCCTGGTGGTCGTCGTGGCCCCGCCGGACGGTGCCGCCGAGGTCAAGTCCCTGCTCGACGCGCACGCGCTGCCCGAGAGGACCGACTTCCTGGTCGTCCCCGGCGGGGAGTCCCGCCAGGAGTCGGTGCGGCTCGGCCTGGAGGCCCTGCCGCCGCGGTACGGCATCGTGCTGGTCCACGACGCGG comes from Streptomyces sp. SCL15-4 and encodes:
- a CDS encoding CarD family transcriptional regulator, with amino-acid sequence MTFKVGDTVVYPHHGAALIEAIETRQIKGVDKTYLVLKVAQGDLTVRVPADNAEFVGVRDVVGQDGLDRVFEVLRAPYAEEPTNWSRRYKANLEKLASGDVIKVAEVVRDLWRRERERGLSAGEKRMLAKARQILVSELALAENTNEDKAEALLDEVLAS